One window of the Oceanicaulis sp. genome contains the following:
- a CDS encoding DUF1491 family protein → MSDIKARFWVDALRWRAEAAGASVYVSCKGDPDAGAVLVKVLLPGGRAALYAPARDFQGERVWTRPLGEEPVPERDADAYAERRRDRDPDIWVVEIDDPHGRDFLNEPIEKS, encoded by the coding sequence ATGTCGGATATTAAGGCGCGTTTCTGGGTCGACGCCCTGCGCTGGCGGGCCGAGGCCGCCGGCGCTTCTGTCTATGTCAGCTGCAAGGGCGACCCCGATGCGGGCGCGGTGCTGGTCAAGGTGCTGCTGCCCGGCGGGCGGGCCGCGCTCTATGCGCCGGCGCGCGATTTTCAGGGCGAGCGGGTCTGGACGCGGCCACTGGGCGAAGAGCCCGTGCCGGAACGGGACGCCGACGCCTACGCCGAGCGCCGCCGGGATCGTGACCCCGACATCTGGGTGGTCGAGATCGATGATCCGCATGGTCGAGACTTCCTTAACGAGCCGATTGAGAAGTCTTAA
- a CDS encoding MaoC family dehydratase, producing MSAIDLFRERIGQTHASEWFAVDQPRVNAFADVTLDHQFIHVDPERAKRETPFGGPIAHGFLTLSMLSKFAEDALPPFPEKAIGINYGFDKVRFLSPVRVGAKLRGKFTLADVTERKPSQFQLTQDVEVEIEGHDTPALAAKWLSLVVVS from the coding sequence ATGAGCGCCATCGATCTTTTTAGGGAGCGGATCGGTCAGACCCATGCGTCTGAGTGGTTCGCCGTCGACCAGCCGCGCGTGAACGCCTTTGCGGACGTCACGCTCGATCACCAGTTCATCCATGTCGACCCCGAGCGGGCGAAACGCGAGACGCCGTTCGGCGGACCGATCGCGCACGGCTTCCTGACCCTGTCCATGCTGTCGAAGTTCGCCGAGGACGCCCTTCCGCCCTTCCCCGAGAAGGCGATCGGGATCAATTACGGCTTCGACAAGGTCCGCTTCCTGTCCCCCGTCCGGGTGGGCGCGAAGCTGCGCGGCAAGTTCACCCTCGCCGACGTGACCGAAAGAAAGCCCAGCCAGTTCCAGCTGACCCAGGACGTCGAGGTCGAGATCGAGGGGCACGACACCCCGGCGCTGGCCGCGAAATGGCTGAGCCTGGTAGTGGTCAGCTAG